The Streptomyces sp. DH-12 genome has a window encoding:
- a CDS encoding type II secretion system F family protein: MGGLFSTTVLYALGCGVAVGGGLALLLVAVRGLPAKPEHEKQKASERAGELMRFAGRRGSLAVLVGLAALLMTRWAVAGVASAVLVFFWDRLFGGASEERAAMRRVEALASWTESLRDTIAGAVGLEQAIPASARAAAPVLRPHLDALVDRLRARTPLPEALQQLADEIDDASADIIVAALILNARLRGPGLRQVLGALAKSAREEVDMRQRVMAQRASTRRSVQIVVAVSIAFVLGLSIFNRDFVEPYGTAVGQVVLACVCGLFALGFWWLRKLSTIETPERFLVRDESSVRLVRPRTPGAASAQQSPFQPEEGVRR, from the coding sequence ATGGGCGGACTGTTCTCCACCACCGTGCTGTACGCGCTCGGCTGCGGTGTCGCCGTCGGCGGCGGTCTCGCGCTGCTCCTCGTCGCCGTGCGCGGTCTGCCCGCGAAGCCCGAGCACGAGAAGCAGAAGGCGAGCGAGCGGGCGGGCGAGCTGATGCGGTTCGCCGGGCGGCGCGGTTCGCTGGCCGTGCTCGTCGGCCTCGCCGCGCTGCTGATGACCCGCTGGGCCGTCGCCGGTGTCGCCTCCGCCGTCCTCGTCTTCTTCTGGGACCGCCTCTTCGGCGGCGCCTCCGAGGAGCGGGCCGCGATGCGCCGCGTGGAGGCGCTCGCCTCGTGGACGGAGTCGCTGCGCGACACCATCGCCGGCGCGGTCGGTCTGGAGCAGGCCATCCCGGCGTCCGCGCGGGCCGCCGCGCCCGTGCTGCGCCCTCACCTCGACGCGCTGGTCGACCGGCTGCGCGCCCGCACCCCGCTGCCCGAGGCGCTGCAGCAGCTCGCCGACGAGATCGACGACGCCTCCGCCGACATCATCGTCGCCGCCCTCATCCTCAACGCCCGCCTGCGCGGCCCCGGTCTGCGGCAGGTGCTCGGCGCGCTCGCCAAGTCGGCGCGCGAGGAGGTCGACATGCGGCAGCGCGTGATGGCGCAGCGCGCGTCCACGCGCCGCTCGGTGCAGATCGTGGTCGCCGTGTCGATCGCGTTCGTGCTCGGACTGTCCATCTTCAACCGGGACTTCGTGGAGCCGTACGGCACGGCCGTCGGTCAGGTCGTCCTCGCCTGCGTGTGCGGGCTGTTCGCGCTCGGCTTCTGGTGGCTGCGCAAGCTGTCCACCATCGAGACGCCCGAACGCTTCCTGGTGCGCGACGAGTCGTCGGTGCGCCTGGTGCGTCCCCGCACCCCGGGCGCCGCGTCCGCGCAGCAGTCGCCGTTCCAGCCGGAGGAGGGGGTACGCCGGTGA
- a CDS encoding ATPase, T2SS/T4P/T4SS family: MTAVDHSLVKRFRQEAGDRIAEQRRLDQVNGVTPMSTEDERQYARAVIAQILEEHARSEINAGRTPLDAETEEQYAAAVHAALFGVGRLQPLLDDPEVENIDINGCDQVFVGYADGREVRGEPVAETDEELIELIQVLGAYSGLSSRPFDSANPQLDLRLPDGSRLSAVMDVARRPALSIRRARMGKVFISDLVGNGTLTPELGHFLACAVRARKNIMIAGATNAGKTTLLRALANEIPPHERLITVERALELGLDTFPDLHPNVVAFEERLPNSEGQGAISMAELVRRSLRMNPSRVIVGEVLGDEIVTMLNAMSQGNDGSLSTIHANSSSEVFNRISTYALQATERLPIEASQMLIAGAVNFVVFIQRRNGYQSGGRLQRMVTSVREVNGVDGRVLSSEVFAETPDGRVVPHAPIACLEDLMAHGYRPSGTWG, encoded by the coding sequence ATGACCGCTGTCGACCACTCCCTGGTCAAGCGGTTCCGCCAGGAGGCCGGTGACCGGATCGCGGAGCAGCGCCGCCTCGACCAGGTCAACGGCGTCACGCCGATGTCCACCGAGGACGAGCGGCAGTACGCCCGTGCCGTCATAGCCCAGATCCTCGAGGAGCACGCCCGCTCCGAGATCAACGCGGGCCGTACGCCGCTGGACGCGGAGACCGAGGAGCAGTACGCGGCCGCGGTGCACGCGGCGCTGTTCGGGGTGGGGCGGCTCCAGCCGCTGCTCGACGACCCCGAGGTCGAGAACATCGACATCAACGGCTGCGACCAGGTGTTCGTCGGCTACGCCGACGGGCGCGAGGTGCGCGGCGAGCCGGTCGCCGAGACCGACGAGGAGCTCATCGAGCTGATCCAGGTGCTGGGCGCCTACTCCGGTCTGTCGTCCCGGCCCTTCGACTCCGCCAACCCGCAGCTCGACCTGCGGCTGCCGGACGGTTCGCGTCTGTCGGCCGTCATGGACGTGGCCCGCCGGCCCGCGCTGTCCATCCGCCGGGCCCGCATGGGCAAGGTGTTCATCTCCGACCTGGTCGGCAACGGCACCCTCACCCCCGAGCTGGGGCACTTCCTCGCCTGTGCGGTCCGCGCCCGCAAGAACATCATGATCGCGGGCGCCACCAACGCCGGCAAGACGACCCTGCTGCGCGCCCTCGCCAACGAGATCCCCCCGCACGAGCGTCTGATCACCGTGGAACGCGCGCTGGAACTCGGCCTCGACACGTTCCCCGATCTGCACCCCAACGTGGTGGCGTTCGAGGAGCGGCTGCCCAACTCCGAGGGGCAGGGCGCCATTTCCATGGCGGAGCTGGTGCGCCGGTCGCTGCGTATGAACCCCTCCCGGGTCATCGTCGGCGAGGTCCTCGGCGACGAGATCGTGACCATGCTGAACGCGATGTCCCAGGGCAACGACGGCTCGCTGTCCACGATCCACGCCAACAGCTCCAGCGAGGTGTTCAACCGCATCTCCACCTACGCCCTCCAGGCCACCGAGCGGCTGCCGATCGAGGCCAGCCAGATGCTCATCGCCGGCGCGGTGAACTTCGTCGTCTTCATCCAGCGGCGCAACGGCTACCAGAGCGGCGGCCGCCTCCAGCGCATGGTCACCTCGGTGCGCGAGGTCAACGGCGTGGACGGGCGGGTGCTGTCCAGCGAGGTGTTCGCCGAGACGCCCGACGGCCGGGTGGTCCCGCACGCCCCCATAGCCTGCCTGGAGGATCTGATGGCCCACGGCTACCGGCCCAGCGGAACGTGGGGGTGA